The Vairimorpha necatrix chromosome 11, complete sequence sequence TTTGTGTCATGTCTCCGCCCAGATTGGAATGTACCAGTGCATGTGGGACTAGTTCGAGTATATCTCTGAATTCCGAGTAAGtaccttttttattaacaagtctttttatatcaaCATCAGTATAAAATGGAGCGAAAGATGTGTTTCTTACTAGACAATGAGGATAAGGGAATGTTACTTGGTAACATTCGCTTATTCCCCAGTATTCGTCTTTAAAGATGGAAGATTTACTTGGGTCGTGTGCGTCTACTGACCAGTCCCAGTAAGGAATTGCCATTGATGGATCATTAGTAAGCATTTGTAAGATTGACTCGACGTGTAGAAGAAGCATCCTGTGCCAAGGAAGGAATCTACCATTCTTGTGGGCGTACATGTCCAGATCTACATGGATCTGAGATATTTTCTCCAGATATCCTTTGTCCTTGAATAAATTGAAAGCCTTTTTGTATTTGTTCCATTCTTCTTTAGACATGTCtcttatttcttttcttaTTGCCATATTAGcaaataagatttttaagataaaaaaaattttcatgcaaaataaaaaaataaaaattatttatgaaaaaatttaattcaaGTCAtgcttaaaaaataatgtttacttttgtaaaaatcataattttcatttctaaaatttaagCTTCAAGAGATTACAGgagataaatattatttccACTTGAATTTCCTCTTGAGtctgtttttatatctttagATAACTTGTTTTGTAACGTGATTTTTAGTCATTTATGTTTGacattcttttatttaaccaCATTTTCTGTTGCGAGTAGCCCTTCTCGTGGTAAAATGAGTTAAGATACACGTCTAAAGTTTTTTCACTTTACCCAACCTAAACTTCCAAAATTCGATACTTTTTCAGCTTCTCTGAGTACTTTTAATTGAATTTCACTACCAATGCAGAATTTGTCAGTAAATAAGGTGCTCTAGCCTCCTATAGATCTTGTGATTCCttgaaaattcttttattttctaatttacGAATTCTTTATCATTATCTCTAAAATGTTCGGGAGTCGGTATTttagtataattttttcaatttctcTACGCCTTTCGTTTGCATCTTTTGATCGTAACGATATTacgtttaaaattttggaAAGTGGTCGATTATCGTTAATATACACTTATGCACTTGCTGGCCTTGAAGGAGTAGACCTACTGTATCGATTTTCTATATAAAGTTTGATTTAGATGAGAAAGAAAACTGAAATAACACCTTTTCTTATATAGTACGATCTTACTTGCTTACATCAAAGATATTTGTTAATACGTTTTGCACATCTCTAtcaaattttgtttttgctCCTAGTAAAGAGCACATTCATTTATTCTTTGATATGGGCTAAGCGATCGTGCGTTTTTTGCATCAAATCTTTCACTTTCCTTTGTTctttacaatattaattGATTCGCTTATCATTCTACTCAGGCAGTCACTTGGGTCATTCTCTTTTTGATATGCATAACTTCATatcatgtttttaaaaatacaatgtCCAATCTTGCAAACTCTGTTTTCATGTTTATACtcaaaaacaaatactTTAAGGCAGTATGTTCTGttttaagtaaaatttttttccttaTAAGATAACATTCATGATGGTCGATTGCTGTAATCACCACCAGTAGCTCTTTATCAAttgtcaaatattttttgttaatttttaattaaaatacgAATAGTAACTTATACTTTTTTTCCATACTGTATCTGTGATAATATTGAATTTGATCCGAGGTCTGGAGCTTCGAgtgttaaaataaatcttatGTTTAGATTGGGCATTGCAAGTAATAATGATTGTCCTGTGTTATCttttatcaatttattAGCTTtcacaaatttattttagcCGACAAATTTCTTTCAGTCAACATTTACAaccttttttataagtcCAGATAGATATGCCGTCTtctttgataattttttatatatttactgCAGTATTTGATTGTGTCTAAGAAAGATTCTATttcttttctatttttgGAACTGTAGGTTCTTGAATtgcttttattttttctagatCAATCCTAAATCCTCTATGATCCACTACAAGGACTAACATGTGAAT is a genomic window containing:
- a CDS encoding tyrosinase, translating into MKIFFILKILFANMAIRKEIRDMSKEEWNKYKKAFNLFKDKGYLEKISQIHVDLDMYAHKNGRFLPWHRMLLLHVESILQMLTNDPSMAIPYWDWSVDAHDPSKSSIFKDEYWGISECYQVTFPYPHCLVRNTSFAPFYTDVDIKRLVNKKGTYSEFRDILELVPHALVHSNLGGDMTQMFSPNDPVFWHHHSFIDYIWYQKQLKGLKNEYEEKMDIKERLYPFNRQVRDVMDLIKCKVKYKPFKFQKSMSEKSKASEIPLEYIERHRYDEKKLRRYEKFMRGESKKGIFRRIWEYITGRHRMA